Part of the Flagellimonas eckloniae genome, TGCCTTACATGCCAGTAATGAAAAAGGCTGTTAGCGTATTACCTCAATATCTCTTTCCTAATGGGCAGACCGTCGCTTTTGGAGACAGCAATTATGGATCGCTAAGTACGGGAGCCATAAGCGATATGATTCGTACAGCACAAAAGAATAATGACCAAGCATTGGAAAAAGAGTTTACTGGGCTATATCGTTTATTTAATCAAGATGCTCAACAATCAAATCGTAGTAGAAAGCCTAAATCTGATATAGGTTCATTCTTTGCAAGTAAACCATTGGAGCTCAACGCTAAGTATGGAAAAGGGAATTTAAGTGATTATATCACGCAAACCTTCTATGCACCAAACGTGAGTTGGCATGTGCAGCGCATAGGTGAAGGTAAAAACGGTATGATGGTTTCATTGAATGGCTCACTTGGTAATCACATGCACGCCAATGGCATCAATATGGAATTGTATGGAAAAGGTTTTGTACAAGGAGCCGACCCTGGAAAAGGAGCAGGTTACCTTCAGCCAATTTATCTCGAGTACTATTCGCAATTCCCAGCGCACAATACAGTTATGGTAGATGGTGCCTCTTCCTATACCGAAATGTTAAGTTATCATGCCTTTGATTTAATAGCAGAATACCCAAAATCCGGGCAAAAGGAGGGCTACTATCCAAATATCACCTATTCAGATGTCTTTTTTTTAGAACCAGAAACCCAAAGTGACCAAAATCGATTGGTTAGCACGGTAAAAACAGGCGAAACCTCAGGATATTATATTGATGTATTTCGTTCCCGTAAAAAACGAAAAGGAGATAAATTTCACGATTACTACTACCACAATTTAGGGCAATCCATGAAGGTTATGGATGCTAGCGGAAGTCCTTTAATGTTATCCCCAACTGAAGAAATGGGCTTTGCAGGGGGGCATTTGTATGCCTTGGATTATATGTGGGACAAAAAATCGAAACGTACCTCTGAAGATTATCAAGTGGAGTGGAAAATAGATTTCCCTGAAGGAAAAGAAGATGTGTTTATGAACCTATGGATGAAAGGCACGGATGGGCGTGAGGTATTCTCCATTAAGTCACCACCAAATAAAGCGTTTCGAGGTAATCATGGGTTACCTTATGAGGTAGACAAACAACCCTACCTAACATTTACTGCCCGTCAACATGGAGAGGCTTGGGAACACCCCTTCATTTCGGTGTATGAACCTTTTACCTCCAGCGAGGGAAAAAGTATTTCATCTATTGAAGGATTTGATGATGATAATGGCAATAAAGCTTTTGCCGGACTACACATTACCCATAAATCCGGAAGGCAAGATTTTATCTTTTCATCAGAGGGAGCTAAAACAGCAAGTTTTGAAAACATGTCCACCAATGGAACTTATGCGCTGATAGGGAATGAAAAAAATGGTGATTTTGTTCTGTTTTTAGGAAATGGGACCCAGCTTGAAGCCAATGGCATTTCAATAGCTACAGAGATAAAAGGCAATGTTGTTTTGGAGAAAAAGGAAGATAAAATTTTATTGCATAATCAGGTTCCCGTAGTTATTTCGGATAAAAATCATGAAAAGAAATATGATGCTGGGGAAATCAGGGAAATCATATTAAACTAAATAGGTTTTAACCAAAAAAATGAAAGTCTTATGAATCTCATTCTAAAACCTAATCTAAGTAAAGTAGCTGTAACTTTAGTTACAGGAATATGTATTCTGTTTTCATGTAAGAAAGAAACACAAAAAGGAAATACTTCACATCATGTTAAAGTATATCCTGCTCCTGACGGTATAGAACTTTCACAAGACTTTAAAGTAGCGGTTGAGGGCAAAGAAGTACCGGTTTACAACTTCAAAATTCCAGCACGTGAACCAATTCCACGTCTCAACCATTCACGAAGCGAATTTGGACTGGCCTCATTTGCGTCATTTGATATGAACGAGAGAACAGAGGTGAAAGTAACCTATCCCGAAGTCGTAAATTCGGTGAAAATATTACCAACTTCGTTTGGAATAGAACCAACCATTGAAGGCAATACAATTTCATTTACAGTAGAAACCCCAGGTAATTTAACCCTAGAAATAAATGGCGATTGGTATGAATCCTTACACATTTTTGCAAACCCTTTTGAGGACAATATTCCAGACCCTAATGATCCTAACATTATATATTTTGGACCTGGAGTCCATGATGTTAAAAGTGTAAAGGTTAAAGATAACACCACGGTTTATATAGCAGGTGGAGCTTATATAAAAGCTGGAATGGATTCTGAAGAGAAAGAAGTTGAATTACGAGGTAGAAAAAGAAATCCACCAACTTTTTTTATAGAAGGAAACCATATTACCATCCGAGGTAGGGGAATTATTGATCAATCTGCCATACCTAGACCGAAAAGACGATACACCATATTTGCCCAAAAATCCAATGATGTAAACCTTGAAGGGGTAATTATAAGGGACCCTAGCCATTGGACAATACCGTTGCAAGCCTCTGATAACATACATGTTGATAATATTAAAATACTGGGTTGGCGAGGAAATTCTGATGGTGTGGATATTTCTAACAGCCGAGATGTACTGGTTGAAAATTGCTTTTTCAGGACATTGGATGATGCTGTGGTTGTAAAATCATTTGAAGGTCGCGGAAAAGTAAAAAATATTCATGCCCGCAAGTGTGTAATTTGGAACGAATTGGCACATTCGCTGAGTATTGGCGCTGAAGTTCGAGAGAATGTTAGTAACGTTTTATTTGAGGATTGTGATGTAATCCATGATGTGGGACGTGAAACGGCACTGCGTGTTTACCATTGCGATGATGCCGTTATTAGCGATATAACTTTTCAAAACATTAGAATAGAGGAAGCTCGTAGATTAATTTCTGTTTGGATAGGTAAAACCCGTTGGACAGAAACTGAAGAGCGTGGCAATGTTCGAAATGTAACTTTCAAAGATATAATGGCCGTTTCTGCACCTATTGATACCACACTTACCGGATTTCAAGATGGGTCTGATTGGAAACCATACATCATTAGGAATCATGCAAGCATGGAGTTGACCGGATATGATGAAACGCACACTATAGAGGGAATAGTTTTTGACAATGTTGTATTGGATGGCAAAAAGGTGATAAAAGAGCAAGTAACGATTAACGAATTTGTGAATAAGATTGAAATCAAGTAACCCATAATTTAGAAGTAAGTCAATGATGAAAGCCTATAAATTTCACAACCTAAATTCATTATCCGCTAAAGGCGTTTGACATGTATAAATCCAGGTACAAAAAGGAAAAAAATCAATCCGAAAACCCTATAAAACAATAATACAGCCCATGAAAGATGAACTGGGATATGAAACCTTTTACCAAAAACCATGAATGCTTTAGAAATGAAAAAATATGCTATGAAGGTTAACGTTTGTGTAATTTTTTCGCTCATCGTCCTAGGTGCTTGCAAAGAAGAAAAAACGACAAGGAATGATAGCAAACCCAACGTCATTTTAATCTTGGTGGATGATCAAGGATATGGAGATATTGCGGCCTTGGGCAATCCTAATATAAAAACACCAAATATAGATGCCCTGCATGCCAAAAGTGTCCGGTTCACCGATTACCATGTTAGTCCTACCTGTGCCCCAACCAGAGCAGCTTTGCTTACCGGACATCATTCCAATAGAACGGGCGTCTGGCATACAGTAAATGGCCGTTCCCTACTACTGGAACGTGAAACCACAATGGCGGACATCTTTAAAGAAAATGGTTATGCTACCGGAATCTTCGGAAAATGGCATTTGGGTGACAACTATCCATTTAGACCCCAAGATAAAGGGTTTGATGAAGTATTGGTACATGGAGGTGGAGGTATTGAACAAACCATGGACTTTTTTGACAATGATTACTTTGATGATACCTACTTACACAATGGCAAACTGGAAAAATTCAAGGGGTACTGCACGGATATTTGGTTTTCAGAAGCAATCAAATTTATTGAGGGAAATAAAGAAAAACCGTTTTTCTGTTACCTTTCCACAAATACTGCCCACTCGCCCTATTTTGTGGAAGACAAGTATACGGACCCCTACAGAAACAATGAAAAAATACATCACCCCGCATTTTATGGAATGATTGCCAATATTGATGAAAACCTTGGACAGTTGGAAGCTTATTTAAACGAGGTTGGTCTCATGGACAACACCATCCTAATTTTTACAACGGATAATGGAACCGCTCAGGGAGCAAAGGTAGAGGGACATCGATTGGATGGTTTTGTTTCCAAAGGATTTAATGCCGGAATGCGAGGAATAAAAGCAAGTAAATACGAAGGAGGACATCGTGTTCCTCTATTTATGCATTGGAAGAATGGTAATATTTCAACAGGAAAAGACATTGATGAATTGACAGCACATTATGATATTCTTCCAACCTTAGTTGATTTGTGCAATCTAAATATTGACCCACAAACAAAGTTTGATGGTAAAAGTTTGGTTCCGTTGATTAATGGAGATAATCAGGATTTTAAGGATAGAATTGTTATTACCAATTCGCAAAGAACAGAAATTCCAGAACCCTGGAGAAGAACATCCCTCATGCAAGGAAATTGGCGGCTAATTGATGGTGTGGAACTGTACAATCTAAAAACAGATCCAGAGCAACGAACCAATATTGCCGACGCCCATCCTGAAAAAATCAGAGAATTTAAGGATGCCTATAATCAATGGTGGGAGGAAATATCCCCAAGTTATAAAGATCAGCCCTATATAATTATAGGTCATGAAGCCGAAAATCCGACAAAACTGTACTGTCATGATTGGCATACAGATGCGGAGGCAAGTCCCTGGCATCAGCGACATATACGTCAAGGATATAAAGACAACGGTTATTGGATGTTGAAAGTTGCTGAAAATGGAACGTATAGCATTAAACTGCGTCGCTGGCCAGAAGAAACGCATTTAGCCCTGAATGCAAAAGCCCCTATACGCCCTGCAATTCCTGGTACCAGTGTTAGCGAAAGTAAAAAAAGTAAAGCATTGCATATTCAGCAAGCCAGAATTGAAATTCAAAACATTATGCTTTCCAAAACTGTAGACCCAAATGCAGAATTTGTTGAATTTACAGTCAAACTAAAAGCGGGAAATACTAATCTTCAAACGTGGTTTGTATTGGAAGACAAAACCGAACTGGGTGCTTATTTTGCAGAAATTAAAAAGTTATAGTGCCAGCAAATACTATTTTAAATTGTTTAATATCAAAAGAACGTATCATTATATGACCAGCAAAAAAATAACATTGCTTTTAACTAGTTTTTTTCTTTTATCCCTTGGAAATGAAACGGAAAAAACTACTAAAATCTATCATAAAGACTGGATCGATTTTAATAAAAATGGAAAAAAGGACATTTATGAAGATCCATCACAAACTATAGAATCCCGTGTTTCGGATCTTATATCTCAAATGACCCTAAATGAAAAAACCTGTCAAATGGCCACCCTTTATGGGTATGCCAGGGTGCTGGAGGATGAATTGCCCACGGCAGCTTGGAAATCAAAAATTTGGAAAGATGGTATTGGCAATATTGATGAACATTTAAACACCATTTGGAACCAGGAAAAGACGCATACAACATATTCTTATCCCTTTAGCACGCATGCTGAAGCCATCAATACCGTTCAAAAATGGTTTGTTGAAGAAACGCGTCTCGGTATTCCCGTGGATTTTACCAACGAAGGAATACATGGTCTTTGTCATAAAAAAGCCACTCCCCTCCCCGCGCCGATTGGCATTGGTAGTACTTGGAACAAGGAATTAGTTTATAGAGCAGGCCAAATAGCTGGCAGGGAAGCCAAAGCTTTGGGGTATACCAATGTATATGCTCCAATTTTGGATATTGCAAGAGACCCGCGATGGGGAAGAACGGTTGAATGCTATGGCGAAGATCCCTTTCATATTGCGGAAATGGGAAAACAGATGACTCTTGGCATCCAATCCCAAGGAGTGGCCTCGACCTTAAAGCATTTTGCTGTATACAGCGTACCAAAAGGAGCACGTGATGGTGAGGCCAGAACCGACCCACATGTAGCACCTAGAGAAATGCACCAACTTCATCTCTACCCTTTCAAACGGGTTATTCAAGAAGCCAAACCTCTCGGAATTATGAGCAGCTACAATGATTATGACGGTATTCCGGTTACTGGAAGTCAATATTTCTTGACTGAATTATTAAGGGAACAGTATGGTTTTGAGGGCTACGTGGTTTCAGATAGTGAGGCGGTTGAATATTTAGAATCAAAACACAATGTTGCAGAAGATTATAAGGAAGCCGTGAGACAAGTTGTTGAGGCTGGGCTCAATATCAGAACAACTTTTAGAACTCCAGAGTCTTATATAGAGCCTTTGCGCGAACTGGTTGAGGAAGGAAGGCTATCCATGAAAACTATTGATTCGCGTGTGGAGGATATTTTAAGGGTAAAGTTCAAATTGGGTTTGTTTGATCATCCCTATGTTGAGGATACTTCGGCAGCGGACAAATTGGTCCATACAGATGCGGACAAGGATTTTGAAAGACAGATCAACCGCGAATCATTGGTGCTATTGAAAAATGAGAACAACCTGCTTCCATTGGATGTCTCTAAAACCAAAAATATTTTGGTTACAGGTCCATTGGCAAAAGAAGTCAGCTTTATGTATAGTAGATATGGTCCTGCGGAAAATCCTGCAGTTTCCATTTATGAGGGAATAAAGAACTATGGAGCTGAAAAAATTCAGGTATCCTATGAAAAAGGGTGTGATATAATAGATCCAAACTGGCCGGAATCCGAAATTATCCCCTACCCTTTGTCCAAAAAAGAACAAGCCGATATTGATGCTGCCGTTGAAAAAGCAAAACAATCTGATATTATTATTGCTGTGATGGGAGAGGATGATAAGCGGGTTGGGGAAACCATGTCACGTACAAGTCTGAATTTACCTGGTAGGCAATTACAACTTTTACAAGCCTTATATGCAACTGGAAAACCCGTGGTCATGGTTCTTATAAATGGACGCCCTCTAACTTTAAACTGGGAAAACAAATTTGTACTAGCCATTTTGGATGCTTGGTTTCCGAGTCCAACGGCTGGTGAAATTGTTGCTGAAACCCTATTTGGAGACTATAATCCGGGAGGAAAACTTTCGGTGACCTTTCCAAAATCCGTAGGGCAGATTCCGCTAAATTTCCCCTTTAAACCCGGTTCTCACGGGGGGCAACCAAAATCTGGCCCCAATGCAAACATCACTACTCGGGTTATGGGTTCATTATACCCTTTTGGTCATGGCCTCAGTTATACAACTTTTGAATATTCCAATCTGGCGGTAACTCCAAAAAAGTTAAATTCACAGGCGGAAATCCAGGTTTCATTTAATGTAACGAACACGGGGAAACGTGAAGGTGATGAAATTGTGCAACTTTACATAAAAGACGAAGTAAGTAGCGTAACCACTTATGAATCCCAACTGCGTGGATTTGAACGCGTTCATCTTTTACCCAAAGAGACAAAAACAATACGCTTTAGCTTACAGCCTGAGGATTTGGTTTTGTTGGATAAAAATATGAACTGGACCGTTGAACCAGGAACCTTCAAAGTATTGGTCGGAAGTTCTTCTGAAAACATCCATCTTAGCGATAAATTTGAGATTATGAAATAATGCCTCTTTAATGAATCATCGTTTATCAAATAAGAACCATGATTTATAGTCGTATTACAGACTATTTATAAAATTGCATATAGGAGTTAAAATCCATTCATTTAAAATGAAAACACGTTTAACACAAGTTTATATTTCCGTATTTCCATTATTATTTTTTGGGATGATGTTGTTTCCTTCATGTGCTCAACACAAGAATGTCATCCAAATAAACGATACGGTTAAGGTAAGTTCAAAATTGATTCATCAGGATGATTTTGGCAGTGATTTGGATAATTGGGTCATTGAACAAAGGGAAGGTGGAAAAGCAGAAATCAAAAATGAAAAATTGGAGATTGATGATGCCTCCGGTTGCACAATGTGGTTCAACAAAAAATTAAACGGGGCCATAATGATTGAATATGACACCTTCATCATAAAAAATGGTGGCCCAAATGACCGTGTTTCCGATATGAACTGCTTCTGGATGGCAAAAGATATGGAGCATCCAGAGAATTTATTCGAAAAATCCTTGGAACGAGGTGGTAAATTCTCAAATTACGATAGCCTTAGGCTCTACTACATGGGAGTTGGTGGACATAATAATTCAAAAACCCGCTTTAGAAGATATGTAGGTAACGGAGAAAGGCCATTGCTTCCAGAACATGATTTTACAAACCCTAATTTTTTATTGTCACCCAATCAAGTTTATCATATTAAAATAATTGCCTTCAACAATATTATTCAATATTATAGAAACGGTATTTTAATGGTTGATTATGATGATGAGAGTCCATATACCTCTGGTTATTTTGGTTTTAGAACTGTAAACAATCACATGACTATAGATAATTTCAAAGTATCTGAATTGATTACCAAGAATTAATACAAACAACAAACATAAACAAATTACAATGTCAACAACATATCAGACACGCTACGCTTCAAGTCCTGAAGCCGTTAAAAAATATGACACAACTGCGCTTAGAGAGGAATTTTTGATTGATGATTTAATGACTGTTGGAGCCATTACATTTACGTACACCCATTATGACCGTTACATTGCTGGGTCGGCAGTACCTGAAAAACCTCTAAAATTAGAAACTATTGATCCTTTAAAAGCCGATTTTTTCTTGGAACGTAGAGAAATGGGGATTATAAATGTGGGAGATAGTGGAAGTATAGAGATTGATGGTACAACCCATCAAATTGGTCATAAAGATGCTTTATATATTGGTATGGGGGCCAAAGAAGTAATCTTTAAAAGCCATGACCCTAACAAACCAGCAAAATTTTATATCAACTCTGCACCTGCACATACTTCCTATCCAACAAAAAAAGTGAGTCTTGCGGAGGCCAATAAGTTGGAGCTGGGATCATTGGAAACTTCAAATGATAGAACCGTAAGTCAAATGATCATTGGTGGCATTGTTACCACATGTCAGTTACAGATGGGAATGACAGAACTAAAAACCGGAAGTGTTTGGAATACCATGCCGGCCCACGTGCATGATCGTAGAATGGAAGTATATTTTTATTTAGATGTTCCAGAAGGACAATCCGTTTGCCATTTTATGGGACAACCCCAGGAAACGAGACATATCTGGATGCAAAACCATCAAGCCGTTATTTCACCTCCGTGGTCCATTCACTGTGGTTCTGGAACATCAAACTATACCTTTATTTGGGGAATGGCAGGCGAAAACATGGATTATGGAGATATGGATACAGCCAAAATAACCGATTTAAGGTAATAGTATGGGAATTGAACTATTCAATCTTAGTGGAAAAGTTGCATTGGTCACCGGAAGCACCCATGGATTGGGAATGGCAATGGCCAAAGGACTTGGGCAGGCAGGAGCAACCATTATTGTAAACGGTAATTCATCACAGCAAAAAATTGATGATGCCCTAAAGTATTACCAAGCTGAAGGCATCATAGCCCATGGATACAAATTCAATGTAACCAAGGAAGAAGAAGTGGCTGAAGCCATTCAAAAAATACAATCTGAAGTTGGGGCAATAGATATTCTGGTAAACAATGCTGGGATTATTAAGAGAACTCCCTTGGAAGAAATGGAAGTTGCGGATTTTAAGGAGGTCATCGATGTAGATTTGGTGAGTCCTTTCATTGTTTCCAAACATGTTGTAAAAAGCATGATTGCCAGAAAACAAGGGAAAATCATCAACATTTGCTCCATGATGAGTGAGTTGGGCAGAAACACTGTTGGTGCCTATGCTGCAGCCAAAGGTGGTTTAAAGATGCTTACCCAAAACATGGCAACGGAGTGGGCAAAACACAATATTCAGGTAAATGGGATAGGTCCAGGTTATTTTGCCACATCGCAAACCGCTCCTATCCGTGTAGACGGACATCCGTTCAATGAATTTATTGTAAATAGAACTCCGGCCGCAAAATGGGGTGACCCAAATGACTTGGGAGGAGCTGCCATATTTTTAGCTTCAAGAGCAAGTGATTTTGTAAACGGACATATTTTATATGTTGACGGAGGAATTTTAGCAACCATAGGAAAACCATCAAACGAAAAATAAGAATCATGATACATTATCCAAAACTATCGCTTTTAACAGTCTTAGCACTTTTAATAGTAGGATGTTCCGAAAAGACCCCTCCACAGTTTGTGGTAAAAAATAGTTTGGACATGGACCGTTCTTTTGAGACCGTTGAAATTAATTTAAAAGAACTTGTTGAGGATAGTGATCCAATGGTTGAGGCCTCGAAAATTTTTGCTGTCATAGATGCCGCAACAAAGAAAGAAGTGATTTCGCAAATTAGCGATAGTGACGGTGATGGCATTGATGATGTATTATTGTTTCAACCCAGTATCAAAGCAAATTCAGAAAAGATATTTGAAGTTGTTTTAAAAGAGAAAATTTTGGAAACGGATACCGATCCGCATTGCTATTCAAGATTTGTTCCAGAACGTACTGATGACTATGCATGGGAAAACAACCGGGTTGCATTTAGAATGTTTGGACCAACCGCCCAAAAAATGATAGAGGATAGTATCCCGGGAGGAACACTTTCCAGCGGTGTAGATGCCTGGCTCAAAAAGGTGGATTATCCCATTATCAACAAATGGTACAAAAAAGAACTGGAAACCAGTGGCAGTTATCATGAAGATGATGGTGAAGGACTTGACAACTTTCATGTTGGAGCAAGTCGCGGTGTGGGAGGCACTGCTGTTAAAGTTGATTCATCATACTATTTTTCCAAAAACTTCACTAGCTGGAAAACAATCTCCACT contains:
- a CDS encoding glycosyl hydrolase family 28 protein; amino-acid sequence: MNLILKPNLSKVAVTLVTGICILFSCKKETQKGNTSHHVKVYPAPDGIELSQDFKVAVEGKEVPVYNFKIPAREPIPRLNHSRSEFGLASFASFDMNERTEVKVTYPEVVNSVKILPTSFGIEPTIEGNTISFTVETPGNLTLEINGDWYESLHIFANPFEDNIPDPNDPNIIYFGPGVHDVKSVKVKDNTTVYIAGGAYIKAGMDSEEKEVELRGRKRNPPTFFIEGNHITIRGRGIIDQSAIPRPKRRYTIFAQKSNDVNLEGVIIRDPSHWTIPLQASDNIHVDNIKILGWRGNSDGVDISNSRDVLVENCFFRTLDDAVVVKSFEGRGKVKNIHARKCVIWNELAHSLSIGAEVRENVSNVLFEDCDVIHDVGRETALRVYHCDDAVISDITFQNIRIEEARRLISVWIGKTRWTETEERGNVRNVTFKDIMAVSAPIDTTLTGFQDGSDWKPYIIRNHASMELTGYDETHTIEGIVFDNVVLDGKKVIKEQVTINEFVNKIEIK
- a CDS encoding arylsulfatase, whose protein sequence is MKVNVCVIFSLIVLGACKEEKTTRNDSKPNVILILVDDQGYGDIAALGNPNIKTPNIDALHAKSVRFTDYHVSPTCAPTRAALLTGHHSNRTGVWHTVNGRSLLLERETTMADIFKENGYATGIFGKWHLGDNYPFRPQDKGFDEVLVHGGGGIEQTMDFFDNDYFDDTYLHNGKLEKFKGYCTDIWFSEAIKFIEGNKEKPFFCYLSTNTAHSPYFVEDKYTDPYRNNEKIHHPAFYGMIANIDENLGQLEAYLNEVGLMDNTILIFTTDNGTAQGAKVEGHRLDGFVSKGFNAGMRGIKASKYEGGHRVPLFMHWKNGNISTGKDIDELTAHYDILPTLVDLCNLNIDPQTKFDGKSLVPLINGDNQDFKDRIVITNSQRTEIPEPWRRTSLMQGNWRLIDGVELYNLKTDPEQRTNIADAHPEKIREFKDAYNQWWEEISPSYKDQPYIIIGHEAENPTKLYCHDWHTDAEASPWHQRHIRQGYKDNGYWMLKVAENGTYSIKLRRWPEETHLALNAKAPIRPAIPGTSVSESKKSKALHIQQARIEIQNIMLSKTVDPNAEFVEFTVKLKAGNTNLQTWFVLEDKTELGAYFAEIKKL
- a CDS encoding glycoside hydrolase family 3 N-terminal domain-containing protein, translating into MTSKKITLLLTSFFLLSLGNETEKTTKIYHKDWIDFNKNGKKDIYEDPSQTIESRVSDLISQMTLNEKTCQMATLYGYARVLEDELPTAAWKSKIWKDGIGNIDEHLNTIWNQEKTHTTYSYPFSTHAEAINTVQKWFVEETRLGIPVDFTNEGIHGLCHKKATPLPAPIGIGSTWNKELVYRAGQIAGREAKALGYTNVYAPILDIARDPRWGRTVECYGEDPFHIAEMGKQMTLGIQSQGVASTLKHFAVYSVPKGARDGEARTDPHVAPREMHQLHLYPFKRVIQEAKPLGIMSSYNDYDGIPVTGSQYFLTELLREQYGFEGYVVSDSEAVEYLESKHNVAEDYKEAVRQVVEAGLNIRTTFRTPESYIEPLRELVEEGRLSMKTIDSRVEDILRVKFKLGLFDHPYVEDTSAADKLVHTDADKDFERQINRESLVLLKNENNLLPLDVSKTKNILVTGPLAKEVSFMYSRYGPAENPAVSIYEGIKNYGAEKIQVSYEKGCDIIDPNWPESEIIPYPLSKKEQADIDAAVEKAKQSDIIIAVMGEDDKRVGETMSRTSLNLPGRQLQLLQALYATGKPVVMVLINGRPLTLNWENKFVLAILDAWFPSPTAGEIVAETLFGDYNPGGKLSVTFPKSVGQIPLNFPFKPGSHGGQPKSGPNANITTRVMGSLYPFGHGLSYTTFEYSNLAVTPKKLNSQAEIQVSFNVTNTGKREGDEIVQLYIKDEVSSVTTYESQLRGFERVHLLPKETKTIRFSLQPEDLVLLDKNMNWTVEPGTFKVLVGSSSENIHLSDKFEIMK
- a CDS encoding DUF6250 domain-containing protein; this encodes MKTRLTQVYISVFPLLFFGMMLFPSCAQHKNVIQINDTVKVSSKLIHQDDFGSDLDNWVIEQREGGKAEIKNEKLEIDDASGCTMWFNKKLNGAIMIEYDTFIIKNGGPNDRVSDMNCFWMAKDMEHPENLFEKSLERGGKFSNYDSLRLYYMGVGGHNNSKTRFRRYVGNGERPLLPEHDFTNPNFLLSPNQVYHIKIIAFNNIIQYYRNGILMVDYDDESPYTSGYFGFRTVNNHMTIDNFKVSELITKN
- the kduI gene encoding 5-dehydro-4-deoxy-D-glucuronate isomerase, with the protein product MSTTYQTRYASSPEAVKKYDTTALREEFLIDDLMTVGAITFTYTHYDRYIAGSAVPEKPLKLETIDPLKADFFLERREMGIINVGDSGSIEIDGTTHQIGHKDALYIGMGAKEVIFKSHDPNKPAKFYINSAPAHTSYPTKKVSLAEANKLELGSLETSNDRTVSQMIIGGIVTTCQLQMGMTELKTGSVWNTMPAHVHDRRMEVYFYLDVPEGQSVCHFMGQPQETRHIWMQNHQAVISPPWSIHCGSGTSNYTFIWGMAGENMDYGDMDTAKITDLR
- a CDS encoding gluconate 5-dehydrogenase, with product MGIELFNLSGKVALVTGSTHGLGMAMAKGLGQAGATIIVNGNSSQQKIDDALKYYQAEGIIAHGYKFNVTKEEEVAEAIQKIQSEVGAIDILVNNAGIIKRTPLEEMEVADFKEVIDVDLVSPFIVSKHVVKSMIARKQGKIINICSMMSELGRNTVGAYAAAKGGLKMLTQNMATEWAKHNIQVNGIGPGYFATSQTAPIRVDGHPFNEFIVNRTPAAKWGDPNDLGGAAIFLASRASDFVNGHILYVDGGILATIGKPSNEK
- a CDS encoding DUF4861 family protein, with the translated sequence MIHYPKLSLLTVLALLIVGCSEKTPPQFVVKNSLDMDRSFETVEINLKELVEDSDPMVEASKIFAVIDAATKKEVISQISDSDGDGIDDVLLFQPSIKANSEKIFEVVLKEKILETDTDPHCYSRFVPERTDDYAWENNRVAFRMFGPTAQKMIEDSIPGGTLSSGVDAWLKKVDYPIINKWYKKELETSGSYHEDDGEGLDNFHVGASRGVGGTAVKVDSSYYFSKNFTSWKTISTGPIRTSFVLDYADWDADGNTISETKHISLDYGSNLSRFEIELAGTDTISVGLTLHEKDGTTSVDMEQGWASYWEPHEGSELGQGIVIDEGAVVGFEKYETNINDLSNLYAHLNTTNGKVVYYSGFSWKESDQFTTKSEWNAYLSNFAKKINNPLEINKL